In Zingiber officinale cultivar Zhangliang chromosome 3B, Zo_v1.1, whole genome shotgun sequence, a single window of DNA contains:
- the LOC122054702 gene encoding heat shock protein 90-5, chloroplastic-like, translated as MEESLSSTRWLTSRVEIKVKVINARMSKGRAEDNYNGWLGDQAQPKLLVLEHGYKNDPSSAEAKRGVDLPYDTALISSGYTPDNPAEVGNKIYEMMVIALGGRWGRTDSLGAAEEADAEATSSEGSFETVEAEVVEPSEVRTEDDPWKD; from the exons ATGGAGGAAAGCCTATCTAGCACAAGATGGTTAACTTCCAGggtggagatcaaagtcaaggtgatcaaCGCCCGGATGTCAAAGGGCCGAGCAGAGGACAATTACAATGGCTGGTTGGGCGATCAGGCTCAACCG AAATTGCTTGTTCTAGAACATGGCTACAAGAATGATCCAAGCAGTGCAGAAGCAAAGAGGGGCGTGGATTTACCATATGACACGGCACTAATATCCAGTGGTTATACT CCTGACAATCCTGCTGAAGTGGGAAACAAAATCTATGAGATGATGGTCATTGCACTTGGTGGAAGGTGGGGAAGAACAGACTCACTGGGAGCAGCAGAAGAAGCTGATGCCGAGGCAACAAGCTCTGAGGGCAGCTTTGAGACAGTAGAGGCAGAGGTGGTCGAACCATCAGAAGTGAGGACAGAGGATGATCCTTGGAAGGATTAA
- the LOC122054703 gene encoding protein FAR1-RELATED SEQUENCE 6-like has protein sequence MEQGKSDSNEVNDNNENVHQDLSPSSLNEVMIPKIGMTFLSEDEVRNFYKSYAQNVGFGISKLGGKKGDDGKQKYFCFGCAKSGKTVSQGKNALYPRPSTKTNCKAKINVVIRNDDNFVINSVSLEHNHVLSPGKSRHFRCNKLLDSTTKRKLELNDQAGITLSKSFHSLVVEAGGYENLSFDERKCRNFISEARRLRLGDGDAEALSNYFCRMQSRNSNFFYVLDLDEESRIRNVFWADARCRAAYDYFSDVVTFDTTYLTNSYDMPFAPFVGVNHHGQSILLGCGLLSSEDSETFIWLFKSWLTCMLGRAPKAIITDQCRAMAIAIEEIFPNSHHRLCLWHIMKKLPAKLGGHAQYKMIKKQLKNIVYNSLTVDECDERWMTMIEHFNLENNDWLKSLYEQWNKWIPVYVKDKFWAGMSTSQRSESMNAFFDEYVHSKTSLKQFVEQYDNALKKKIEKEKHLDFGSFNSMIPVITGYPIERQFQSFYTNNLFKLFQDEIRGLMFCNTSLVRQEGVAFIFEVVETLLGKNGDPIRDASFRVHYTELDCQVKCLCHLFEFRGILCRHVISVLIRMKVIEVPMNYIMDRWRKDIKRGYQSITNIYDEYVCDEERHRYNILTPLIQEVQQLGANNDDSCSILVKILKDAKEKLIAIQTDHSRADQLKEASTSSSKTIHSPLKVRSRGCPPTKRKQSKIEQIVKKSVAKARKKVIEGPTVSVEELTNMENGKHDSLIIHDEQLTKTFFSCCAKSNPRRNAASGDDWRFAFAAGTKGPVNDSFKSSPKSKSVDSRGSSRYSDPAQNGETSLNSDSRRTPDRLPPQPPH, from the exons ATGGAACAAGGAAAAAGTGATTCAAATGAGGTAAATGATAACAACGAGAATGTGCATCAAGACCTATCTCCGTCTAGTTTAAATGAAGTCATGATTCCTAAGATTGGAATGACTTTTTTATCTGAAGATGAAGTTCGTAATTTTTATAAATCCTATGCTCAGAATGTTGGTTTCGGTATTTCCAAATTAGGTGGAAAGAAGGGAGATGATGgaaagcaaaaatatttttgttttggaTGTGCCAAAAGTGGTAAAACAGTATCTCAAGGAAAAAATGCTTTGTACCCTAGACCTTCTACTAAGACGAATTGCAAAGCTAAGATTAATGTTGTTATTCGGAATGATGATAACTTTGTGATAAATAGTGTATCTCTTGAACATAATCATGTCTTGAGCCCGGGAAAGTCACgacattttagatgtaataaaTTATTGGATTCAACTACAAAGAGGAAACTTGAATTAAATGATCAAGCAGGAATAACTTTAAGTAAAAGTTTTCATTCATTGGTAGTTGAGGCTGGAGGCTATGAGAATTTGTCatttgatgagagaaagtgtagGAATTTTATTTCAGAAGCTAGAAGGTTGAGGTTAGGGGATGGAGATGCTGAAGCCTTGAGTAATTATTTTTGCCGCATGCAAAGTCGGAACTCAAACTTCTTTTATGTGCTTGATTTAGATGAAGAATCTCGAATAAGAAATGTTTTTTGGGCAGATGCAAGATGTAGGGCTGCATATGATTACTTTTCTGATGTCGTGACTTTTGATACAACTTATTTAACTAATAGTTATGACAtgccatttgctccttttgttgGGGTGAATCATCATGGTCAATCCATTTTGCTTGGATGTGGATTATTATCAAGTGAAGATTCAGAAACATTCATATGGTTGTTCAAATCTTGGCTGACATGTATGCTTGGACGTGCTCCAAAGGCCATAATCACAGACCAATGTCGTGCCATGGCAATTGCTATTGAAGAGATATTTCCGAATTCTCATCATCGTTTGTGTCTTTGGCATATAATGAAAAAACTACCAGCAAAGTTAGGTGGTCATGCTCAatataaaatgataaagaaacaatTGAAGAATATTGTTTACAACTCGCTTACTGTTGATGAATGTGATGAGAGATGGATGACAATGATTGAGCATTTTAATTTGGAGAACAATGACTGGTTGAAATCTTTGTATGAACAATGGAATAAATGGATACCTGTGTACGTCAAAGACAAGTTTTGGGCAGGTATGTCCACATCTCAAAGGAGTGAAAGTATGAATGCTTTTTTTGATGAATATGTTCATTCCAAAACTTCTTTGAAGCAATTTGTTGAACAGTATGATAATGCTCTGAAAAagaagattgaaaaagaaaaacatttggattttggttcatTTAATTCAATGATACCGGTAATTACTGGTTATCCTATTGAAAGACAATTTCAAAGTTTCTACACTaacaacttatttaagttgttccaagatGAGATAAGAGGGTTGATGTTTTGCAATACCTCACTAGTGAGGCAAGAAGGGGTTGCTTTTATATTTGAAGTGGTAGAAACTTTGTTGGGAAAAAATGGAGACCCTATAAGAGATGCTTCCTTCAGGGTACACTATACCGAGTTAGATTGTCAAGTTAAGTGTCTATGCCATCTTTTTGAGTTTCGTGGAATTTTATGTAGGCATGTGATCTCTGTATTGATACGAATGAAGGTGATTGAGGttcctatgaattatattatggatcGATGGCGCAAAGATATTAAGCGTGGTTATCAAAGTATCACTAATATTTATGATGAATATGTTTgtgatgaagaaagacatcggtaTAATATTCTCACTCCATTGATACAAGAGGTTCAACAACTTGGAGCAAATAATGATGACAGTTGTTCTATTTTGGTTAAAATCTTAAAAGATGCGAAGGAAAAATTGATTGCTATTCAGACAGATCATTCAAGGGCGGACCAACTGAAAGAAGCATCTACATCGAGTTCAAAAACAATACACTCTCCATTAAAAGTACGATCTCGAGGTTGTCCACCCACAAAGAGGAAACAATCTAAGATTGAACAAATTGTGAAGAAATCAGTTGCAAAGGCCAGAAAAAAG GTCATCGAGGGCCCAACGGTGAGTGTAGAAGAGCTCACCAACATGGAAAATGGCAAGCATGATTCCCTT ATTATCCATGATGAACAACTTACCAAAACCTTTTTCTCTTGCTGTGCAAAAAGCAACCCAAGGAGAAATGCTGCTTCAGGCGATGATTGGAGATTTGCCTTTGCCGCCGGCACAAAAGGACCAGTCAATGACTCTTTCAAGAGTTCACCCAAATCAAAAAGTGTCGATAGCCGTGGTAGTTCTCGATACAGTGACCCGGCCCAAAATGGTGAGACCAGTCTGAATTCTGATAGTCGACGGACACCAGACAGATTACCTCCACAACCACCACACTAA
- the LOC121968100 gene encoding BURP domain-containing protein 6-like, producing MANQLILFFLGLLSGLVAHPSVALASSPELYWKTALPNTPIPSCIRDLLHPPETSPGLWTLSESEEEAVIPGVSSIYYNAANVAQLRDKSSRSLFFLEKDLFPGATFDLQFKRSIPKHADLLPRRVADALPFSSNKLPDVLALLSVDPNSKEAREMSATLERCERTANARETKHCATSIESMVDFAVSALATDYVSAVSTVANATAAAAMQRYVVEGFERMGGEGLGVFCHAEPYAYVVFHCHAVGKGMMREYAVSLKGSGGSRVEAIAVCHLDTTSWNPQHVMLQVLQVKPGSAVPVCHFLPSDHVLWTPRQQML from the exons ATGGCGAACCAGCTCATCCTGTTCTTCCTCGGG CTCCTCTCCGGACTCGTAGCCCATCCATCGGTTGCACTTGCTTCGTCGCCGGAGCTCTACTGGAAAACTGCTCTCCCCAACACTCCCATCCCTAGCTGCATCCGTGACCTCCTTCACCCCCCTG AGACAAGCCCGGGCTTATGGACGTTGTCGGAGTCCGAAGAGGAAGCGGTGATTCCCGGAGTCTCCTCCATTTACTACAACGCCGCCAACGTAGCGCAACTCCGCGACAAGTCCTCCCGGTCCCTGTTCTTCCTCGAGAAGGACCTGTTTCCAGGAGCCACCTTCGACTTGCAATTCAAGCGATCCATCCCTAAGCACGCCGACCTCCTCCCTCGCCGCGTGGCCGACGCCCTCCCCTTCTCCTCAAACAAGCTCCCCGACGTCCTCGCGCTTCTCTCCGTCGACCCTAACTCGAAGGAAGCCCGGGAGATGAGCGCGACCCTGGAACGGTGCGAGCGCACGGCGAATGCAAGGGAGACGAAGCACTGCGCCACCTCCATCGAGTCCATGGTGGACTTCGCCGTCTCGGCTCTGGCCACCGACTATGTCAGCGCGGTGTCGACAGTCGCGAACgccacggcggcggcggcgatgcAGCGGTACGTGGTGGAGGGGTTCGAAAGGATGGGCGGGGAGGGGCTGGGCGTTTTCTGCCACGCCGAGCCATACGCGTACGTTGTGTTCCACTGCCACGCGGTTGGGAAGGGGATGATGAGGGAGTACGCGGTGAGCCTGAAGGGGAGCGGCGGGAGCCGAGTGGAGGCGATCGCAGTTTGTCACCTGGACACGACGTCGTGGAATCCGCAGCACGTGATGCTCCAGGTGCTGCAGGTGAAGCCGGGGAGCGCAGTGCCGGTGTGCCATTTCCTGCCCAGCGACCATGTCCTGTGGACCCCTCGCCAACAAATGCTGTGA